The Psychrobacter sp. 28M-43 genome segment GAGCTGATTTGAGTAACGGCTGTAGACGTGTGAGCAAATTAATATCACTACCGTGAACTTTGATACTGATTTTTTTGAGCCAACGTAGTCTGGCATCTACCATGCTCATGGCACTATCAAGACGTGCAAACAAACGTCCATCACGCTCACGGATGCTGCCTTTGATAATAACGACTTCATCGATTTTCAACTGTTCTTTGACACGATTAAAACGCTCAGCGTAGCAGCTGACCTCGAGTCTCGATGTACCATCATCCAAAGTAATCACGTTGCGATTACCAAAGTTGGCAATATCTATAATAAGCCCCGAGAAATAGCAACTGCCGTTATAGCCAGTATCGGTTAACTTATCAAGACGCGCACCAGAGGTATAGCGCTTCAATTCATCCAAATACTCATTGATCGGATGTCCCGTTAAATACAAGCCTAACGTATTCTTTTCCGCTTTTAGGCGATGTTTGTCGCCCCAAATGAGTTCTGGCGTCATGACTAACGGCGGCGCTGCGACCACACCGTCCATTTCACCAAACAAATCCATCATACCTATTTCGCGGTTTTGACGGTCTTGCTCAGCGGCTTGTACGGCGCTTGGCAATTGACTCATCAAGGCGCCGCGAATCTCGTAAGCTTCGTCGGCTGGCAAGTCAGGTCGTAGCGTGGCGGCAAAGTCATCAAAACAGCCAGCACTGACCAACGCTTCAAGTGTGCGCTTATTGACTTTTTTGATGTCCACACGGCGGCAGAAGTCATACAAGTCTTTAAAAGGACCTTCGCGGCGACGTGCATCTACGATAGACTCTACCGCGCCTTCACCCACGCCTTTAATTGCGCCAAGACCATAGATGATATTGGTCGGAGTATCGGCAACGAAATGCCACTCACTGCGATTGACTGAAGGATTGACTACGGTTAACCCAAAGTTTTCACGGCAGTCATTGATAAAGAACACGACGTTGTCGGTGTTGTTCATATCTGAAGTTAAGACCGCTGCCATAAATTCGGCAGGGTAGTATTGCTTTAGATAAGCCGTTTGATAAGCCAATACGCCATAAGCCGCAGAATGCGAGCGGTTAAAACCGTAACCGGCAAACTTTTCCATCAAGTCAAATACACCGCCTGACGTGACCTCATCGATACCTTGTGAGGTGGCACCCGTGACAAAAATATCGCGCTGCTTGGCCATCTCTTCAGGTTTCTTTTTACCCATCGCACGGCGTAGCATATCAGCACCGCCCAAACTATAGCCTGCCATCACCTGTGAAATTTGCATTACCTGTTCTTGATAGACAATAACGCCATTGGTGTTTTCTAAAATTGGCTCAAGATTGGGATGGTCATAAATGACTTCCTCGCGACCATGCTTACGGTCGATATACATCTCTACCATGCCTGCATCGAGTGGGCCGGGACGATACAGCGCACACATTGCGATGACATCCTCGATATTGGTCGGTTGCAGTTTAGCCAGATACTTTTTCATACCCATACTTTCTAGCTGAAAGACCGCCGTGGTTTTGGCATCTTGCAGCAGTTTATAGGCTTTGCTGTCATCTAACGGCAAATCTTCTAAAACTAAGGCAGGTACGTTTTCTTTTGCACGGCGCAAATTAATATTTTCAACCGCAGCGTTGATGACGGTTAAGTTGCGTAGACCCAAAAAGTCAAACTTCACCAAACCGACAGCTTCTACATCGTCTTTATCAAACTGGCTGACGCGGTGACCTTCATCATCACAGTAAATGGCACTAAAGTCAGTGATTTTGTGCGGAGCAATCAATACGCCACCAGCATGTTTACCGACATTTCGACAGACGCCTTCAAGCTTAATCGCCATCTCCCAAATCTCAATGGCATCTTCATAATCCATATTATCGGGATTAGAGATCAAGTCTTTGAGCTGTGGTTCTTGCTCAAGCGCTTGGCTCAGTGTGATGCCAGGCGTTTTTGGAATCAGCTTAGATATTTTGTTGGCCAAAAAGTACGATTTGCTTTGTACGCGTGCCACATCTCGCACAACTGCTTTTGCGGCCATCGTACCAAAGGTAATAATCTGTGAGACGGCATCACGGCCATAGGTCTGCGCAACATAATCAATAACGCGGTCACGACCTTCGATACAAAAGTCGATATCGAAATCGGGCATCGATACACGCTCAGGGTTCAAGAAGCGCTCGAACAGTAGGTCGTAATGAATCGGATCAAGATCGGTAATGTTTAGTGCATAGGCGACCAATGAACCTGCACCAGAGCCACGTCCAGGGCCTACTGGCACGCCATTGGCTTTTGCCCAGCGGATAAAGTCCATGACGATGAGAAAGTAACCGGGGAAGCCCATAGATAGAATAATATCTAACTCATATGCGAGGCGTTCATCGTATCTCTGACGGAAGTCGCTCCAATTGTCCGTACGTGCCTCGACAGGAAACAGCTTGTCTAAGCGCTGCTCAAGACCGCGTTGTGACTCGGCACGGAAAAACGATTCAATCGTCTCGCCTTCAGGAACAGGAAAATCAGGTAGGACGTTAATCCCAAGTGTCAAGGTGACATTGCAGCGTGTAGCGAGACGCAAGGTATTATCAATGACCTGCGGAATATCAGCGAATAATTGCTCCATCTGAGCTTGTGTTTTTAGATACTGCTCATCCGAGTAAGTCTGCGGACGGTTTGGATCAGCAAGGACATAAGAGCCTGCAATACAGACGCGGGCTTCATGAGCATCAAAATCATCTTGCTCTAAGAAACGCACGTCATTATGCGCAATGATAGGAATGCTGTGTTTGGCACCTGAATGGATGGCTGCTTTAATAAAAGCATCTTCGCCTGAACGATTGGTACGCTTGATCGCAAAGTATAAACGATCATCAAATTTTGACTGCCATTCAGTAAGTAGTTCATCGGCCTTTTCTGGCATCGAGCCGACCAATGCTTGACCCACGTCTGACTTTTCGGTGAGCAGTACAATCACACCTGCTGCATGTTCTAATATATGACTGCGCTTAATAACTGGCGTGCCATGATTGATAGGATCAGCACGACCTTCGGTAAACCCAAGCGATACGATACGGGTAATGTTTTGATACCCTTCGTTATTCATCGCGAGCAAGGTAAGGCGTGTGTCTTCATTATCCATGATGACTTCACTGCCAATGATAGGCTTGATACCCGCACCTAAGCAGGCACGATAAAACTTCACCGTGGCATATAAATTGGATAAATCGGTCAATGCCAACGCACGCTGATTGTCAGCCGCAGCAGCTTTTACCAGCGGTTTGATACGCACGATAGAATCGGTGATGGAATATTCGCTGTGAATGCCAAGGTGTACAAATGCCATAGAAGACTCTTACTGGTACGATCAAAGAAATAAGCTGCCGATAAAATAATTGATTATTATCAATCAATTATACTGATATCTAGGGGTCGATAAGACCTCGATAGCCATATTGATACGTTTTAAATTGGGTCGTCAATAATAGCATTATTTGCCGCAGACAGCCACAGGTTCAAAGGGTTTAATCTGCGTGAGAGGATTTGTTTTTCTTATTTATTAACATGAAATTTTGCTGCGTTTTCTCTCAATAGTTGTTAGCATAAACATTTGTTTTTAAATAATTGTAATGCTATGCCGATTTCACTATATTATTCACGCAATCAAAAAAGACGATAATACTATGAGTAATATTACTAAGCTGCCTGCATTTGGCGACATGTTAAATGCTGGAATACAAACTATAAAGAATTTAAGTACGCGAAATACTATTGGGCGCACTGTATTTTACAGAGAGTTTGAGAAATTAGCGCAAATCGTAAATGATCATAAAGACATCAACTATATGAGTAACTACGATATACGCCATGAATGTCATGATGGTTCGCCTTGCTACGACGAAATTATTGATTTGATCTTAGTATGCTTATCTGCAATGGGCTTGGTTAAGGAAGATAAATTTAGTTTGATTCCTAATCTAAATCAGAACTTTGCCAATTTTATTACTTTCGATGAGAAAGTAACGCCTAAAAATATCATACGTTTAGACCCTTTCGGTAAAGTTTATTTTTGGCTAGCGGGTAATAATTTTAATCAATATATTGGTGAAGGAATACCAAATGGTGATTATATTGCTAACTTTAAACGCTTCGATAGCAAATCTTTTGCTGATTTGCAAAAAGTTAATATTGCTGCTTATGGTAAAAACGGTGACGCGCTTATCAATCATTTGATTGATGAAACTAAACGTCGAACCTCTATATTTATGAATAATTATGCAGATGCTGCTGTTGGTAATGATTTTGTCAAAGTGACGCCTGATATGATCATGGCTCAACTTGAAAGCTTATCACCTTTACAGTTTGAATGGTTTTGTTTGAAATTAATTGAGAGATCCTTGGAGATAGAAAGTCCTGAAAGTAATCTAACATCTCGTCATACAGGGCGGTCTAACGATAATGGTATTGATGGACTAATTATTCAGGACTTTCCAGATGGTGAGGTGCACAATTATTATATACAGGCCAAGCTCTATAGTAATGGCAATAATATATCTAATGGCGACTTGAGAAATTTCATAGGTGCATATCCTCCACAAAAAACCAATCATCATGGCATCTTTATTACTACCACAAGCTTTACTAAGCCTGCTCAAGACTATGCTAATTCGAC includes the following:
- the dnaE gene encoding DNA polymerase III subunit alpha; translation: MAFVHLGIHSEYSITDSIVRIKPLVKAAAADNQRALALTDLSNLYATVKFYRACLGAGIKPIIGSEVIMDNEDTRLTLLAMNNEGYQNITRIVSLGFTEGRADPINHGTPVIKRSHILEHAAGVIVLLTEKSDVGQALVGSMPEKADELLTEWQSKFDDRLYFAIKRTNRSGEDAFIKAAIHSGAKHSIPIIAHNDVRFLEQDDFDAHEARVCIAGSYVLADPNRPQTYSDEQYLKTQAQMEQLFADIPQVIDNTLRLATRCNVTLTLGINVLPDFPVPEGETIESFFRAESQRGLEQRLDKLFPVEARTDNWSDFRQRYDERLAYELDIILSMGFPGYFLIVMDFIRWAKANGVPVGPGRGSGAGSLVAYALNITDLDPIHYDLLFERFLNPERVSMPDFDIDFCIEGRDRVIDYVAQTYGRDAVSQIITFGTMAAKAVVRDVARVQSKSYFLANKISKLIPKTPGITLSQALEQEPQLKDLISNPDNMDYEDAIEIWEMAIKLEGVCRNVGKHAGGVLIAPHKITDFSAIYCDDEGHRVSQFDKDDVEAVGLVKFDFLGLRNLTVINAAVENINLRRAKENVPALVLEDLPLDDSKAYKLLQDAKTTAVFQLESMGMKKYLAKLQPTNIEDVIAMCALYRPGPLDAGMVEMYIDRKHGREEVIYDHPNLEPILENTNGVIVYQEQVMQISQVMAGYSLGGADMLRRAMGKKKPEEMAKQRDIFVTGATSQGIDEVTSGGVFDLMEKFAGYGFNRSHSAAYGVLAYQTAYLKQYYPAEFMAAVLTSDMNNTDNVVFFINDCRENFGLTVVNPSVNRSEWHFVADTPTNIIYGLGAIKGVGEGAVESIVDARRREGPFKDLYDFCRRVDIKKVNKRTLEALVSAGCFDDFAATLRPDLPADEAYEIRGALMSQLPSAVQAAEQDRQNREIGMMDLFGEMDGVVAAPPLVMTPELIWGDKHRLKAEKNTLGLYLTGHPINEYLDELKRYTSGARLDKLTDTGYNGSCYFSGLIIDIANFGNRNVITLDDGTSRLEVSCYAERFNRVKEQLKIDEVVIIKGSIRERDGRLFARLDSAMSMVDARLRWLKKISIKVHGSDINLLTRLQPLLKSAQADIIPEPRLAYNQEQDEQGGSGSNVYDPAMGGSLYDENGNDLLALESDMNHDAANQNGMPASYANNALSNTDASINDNCLPLGLSIYEVYGIANVGLSEHWRVYPNDDNLQTLKTLVSEENLHFHYS
- a CDS encoding restriction endonuclease; the protein is MSNITKLPAFGDMLNAGIQTIKNLSTRNTIGRTVFYREFEKLAQIVNDHKDINYMSNYDIRHECHDGSPCYDEIIDLILVCLSAMGLVKEDKFSLIPNLNQNFANFITFDEKVTPKNIIRLDPFGKVYFWLAGNNFNQYIGEGIPNGDYIANFKRFDSKSFADLQKVNIAAYGKNGDALINHLIDETKRRTSIFMNNYADAAVGNDFVKVTPDMIMAQLESLSPLQFEWFCLKLIERSLEIESPESNLTSRHTGRSNDNGIDGLIIQDFPDGEVHNYYIQAKLYSNGNNISNGDLRNFIGAYPPQKTNHHGIFITTTSFTKPAQDYANSTDSHSLILIDQMNLIELMMQHKVGLKEVNARPKLLLDNDFFERIKLY